The proteins below come from a single Dendropsophus ebraccatus isolate aDenEbr1 chromosome 15, aDenEbr1.pat, whole genome shotgun sequence genomic window:
- the RCOR3 gene encoding REST corepressor 3 isoform X3 — protein MPGMMDKGTEFLGKNRSNGTKSPSSASNGHYSEESGGSDDEHGDVGMRVGADFQARIPDYEPGATKYTDKDNGGMLVWSPYHNISDLKLDEYIAIAKEKHGYNVEQALGMLFWHKHNIEKSLADLPNFTPFPDEWTVEDKVLFEQAFSFHGKSFHRIQQMLPDKTIASLVKYYYSWKKTRSRTSLMDRQARKLASKNTNGESDEEVEETHPKDGNDSDYDPKKEAKKEPSGDTCIQPVKVALGRREYQSLQHRHHSQRSKCRPPKGMYISKDDVVAVSCSPNAANTILRQLDMELISLKRQVQNTKQVNSALKQKLEGGIEEFKPAESNQKINARWTTEEQLLAVQGVRKYGKDFQAIADVIGNKTVGQVKNFFVNYRRRFNLEEVLQEWEAEQGTQASNGDASTLGDDTKNTSHVPSGKSTDEEDETQSSQTAPPSSQSPPVQPVAPAPTTASATALNQPPPLLRPTLPAAPALHRQPPPLQQQARFVQPRPTLNQPPPPLIRPASSLPPRLNPRPAVTTTSSGQQPSSLIGIQTEPQPTMH, from the exons ATGCCGGGCATGATGGATAAGGGCACCGAGTTCCTGGGCAAGAACCGCTCCAACGGCACCAAGAGCCCGTCCAGCGCCTCCAATGGGCACTACTCggaggagagcggcggcagcgacgACGAGCACGGTG ATGTGGGCATGAGGGTGGGAGCCGACTTCCAGGCCCGGATCCCCGACTACGAGCCCG GTGCTACCAAGTACACGGACAAAGATAATGGCGGAATGCTGGTGTGGTCTCCTTATCACAATATATCCGACCTGAAGT TGGATGAATACATTGCTATAGCAAAAGAAAAGCATGGCTACAACGTGGAGCAG GCTCTCGGCATGCTTTTTTGGCACAAACACAACATCGAGAAATCACTTGCCGATTTGCCCAATTTTACTCCTTTCCCCGATGAGTGGACGGTTGAAGATAAAGTCCTGTTTGAACAAGCATTTAGCTTCCACGGGAAAAGCTTCCATAGAATTCAGCAAATG ctTCCAGATAAGACCATAGCCAGCTTGGTCAAATACTACTACTCCTGGAAGAAAACACGCTCTCGGACAAGCTTGATGGATCGACAAGCAAGAAAATTAGCCAGTAAAAATACTAACGGAGAAAG TGATGAAGAAGTGGAAGAAACGCATCCAAAGGATGGAAATGATAGCGATTATGACCctaaaaaagaagcaaaaaaagaA cCAAGTGGAGATACTTGTATTCAGCCTGTCAAGGTTGCTCTTGGTAGAAGAGAATACCAAAGTTTACAGCACCGTCACCACTCCCAGAGGTCTAAATGTCGTCCTCCAAAGGGAATGTATATAAGTAAGGATGATGTAGTGGCTGTATCCTGTAGCCCTAACGCTGCCAATACTATTCTTCGTCAGTTGGATATGGAATTGATATCCTTAAAACGTCAG GTTCAGAACACTAAGCAAGTTAACAGTGCACTAAAGCAAAAGCTGGAAGGAGGCATAGAGGAGTTCAAACCTGCAGAG tCAAATCAGAAAATAAATGCTCGCTGGACAACAGAAGAACAGCTTCTCGCAGTACAAG GTGTCCGCAAATATGGTAAAGATTTTCAAGCTATTGCAGATGTAATTGGCAACAAGACTGTTGGTCAAGTGAAGAACTTCTTTGTAAACTACAGGCGTCGCTTTAACTTAGAGGAGGTATTGCAGGAATGGGAAGCAGAACAAGGAACCCAGGCCTCTAATGGTGATGCTTCTACTTTAGGGGATGACACAAAAAACACTTCTCATGTCCCATCAGGGAAGAGCACTGATGAAGAGGATGAG accCAGAGCAGCCAGACGGCACCGCCCTCCAGCCAGTCGCCCCCAGTGCAGCCCGTAGCCCCAGCGCCGACCACAGCTTCGGCAACAGCCTTGAATCAGCCTCCACCTCTTCTTCGGCCAACGCTTCCAGCAGCCCCGGCCTTACACCGGCAGCCTCCACCTCTTCAGCAGCAAGCCCGATTCGTTCAGCCAAGGCCGACCCTCAATCAGCCTCCCCCGCCATTAATTCGCCCAGCTAGCTCTTTGCCTCCTCGTCTAAACCCGAGGCCAGCGGTGACCACCACAAGTTCTGGTCAGcagccgtcatctcttattgggattcAGACTGAACCACAGCCCACCATGCATTGA
- the RCOR3 gene encoding REST corepressor 3 isoform X2 → MPGMMDKGTEFLGKNRSNGTKSPSSASNGHYSEESGGSDDEHGDVGMRVGADFQARIPDYEPGATKYTDKDNGGMLVWSPYHNISDLKLDEYIAIAKEKHGYNVEQALGMLFWHKHNIEKSLADLPNFTPFPDEWTVEDKVLFEQAFSFHGKSFHRIQQMLPDKTIASLVKYYYSWKKTRSRTSLMDRQARKLASKNTNGESDEEVEETHPKDGNDSDYDPKKEAKKEPSGDTCIQPVKVALGRREYQSLQHRHHSQRSKCRPPKGMYISKDDVVAVSCSPNAANTILRQLDMELISLKRQVQNTKQVNSALKQKLEGGIEEFKPAESNQKINARWTTEEQLLAVQDPEQPDGTALQPVAPSAARSPSADHSFGNSLESASTSSSANASSSPGLTPAASTSSAASPIRSAKADPQSASPAINSPS, encoded by the exons ATGCCGGGCATGATGGATAAGGGCACCGAGTTCCTGGGCAAGAACCGCTCCAACGGCACCAAGAGCCCGTCCAGCGCCTCCAATGGGCACTACTCggaggagagcggcggcagcgacgACGAGCACGGTG ATGTGGGCATGAGGGTGGGAGCCGACTTCCAGGCCCGGATCCCCGACTACGAGCCCG GTGCTACCAAGTACACGGACAAAGATAATGGCGGAATGCTGGTGTGGTCTCCTTATCACAATATATCCGACCTGAAGT TGGATGAATACATTGCTATAGCAAAAGAAAAGCATGGCTACAACGTGGAGCAG GCTCTCGGCATGCTTTTTTGGCACAAACACAACATCGAGAAATCACTTGCCGATTTGCCCAATTTTACTCCTTTCCCCGATGAGTGGACGGTTGAAGATAAAGTCCTGTTTGAACAAGCATTTAGCTTCCACGGGAAAAGCTTCCATAGAATTCAGCAAATG ctTCCAGATAAGACCATAGCCAGCTTGGTCAAATACTACTACTCCTGGAAGAAAACACGCTCTCGGACAAGCTTGATGGATCGACAAGCAAGAAAATTAGCCAGTAAAAATACTAACGGAGAAAG TGATGAAGAAGTGGAAGAAACGCATCCAAAGGATGGAAATGATAGCGATTATGACCctaaaaaagaagcaaaaaaagaA cCAAGTGGAGATACTTGTATTCAGCCTGTCAAGGTTGCTCTTGGTAGAAGAGAATACCAAAGTTTACAGCACCGTCACCACTCCCAGAGGTCTAAATGTCGTCCTCCAAAGGGAATGTATATAAGTAAGGATGATGTAGTGGCTGTATCCTGTAGCCCTAACGCTGCCAATACTATTCTTCGTCAGTTGGATATGGAATTGATATCCTTAAAACGTCAG GTTCAGAACACTAAGCAAGTTAACAGTGCACTAAAGCAAAAGCTGGAAGGAGGCATAGAGGAGTTCAAACCTGCAGAG tCAAATCAGAAAATAAATGCTCGCTGGACAACAGAAGAACAGCTTCTCGCAGTACAAG accCAGAGCAGCCAGACGGCACCGCCCTCCAGCCAGTCGCCCCCAGTGCAGCCCGTAGCCCCAGCGCCGACCACAGCTTCGGCAACAGCCTTGAATCAGCCTCCACCTCTTCTTCGGCCAACGCTTCCAGCAGCCCCGGCCTTACACCGGCAGCCTCCACCTCTTCAGCAGCAAGCCCGATTCGTTCAGCCAAGGCCGACCCTCAATCAGCCTCCCCCGCCATTAATTCGCCCAGCTAG
- the RCOR3 gene encoding REST corepressor 3 isoform X1, whose protein sequence is MPGMMDKGTEFLGKNRSNGTKSPSSASNGHYSEESGGSDDEHDVGMRVGADFQARIPDYEPGATKYTDKDNGGMLVWSPYHNISDLKLDEYIAIAKEKHGYNVEQALGMLFWHKHNIEKSLADLPNFTPFPDEWTVEDKVLFEQAFSFHGKSFHRIQQMLPDKTIASLVKYYYSWKKTRSRTSLMDRQARKLASKNTNGESDEEVEETHPKDGNDSDYDPKKEAKKEPSGDTCIQPVKVALGRREYQSLQHRHHSQRSKCRPPKGMYISKDDVVAVSCSPNAANTILRQLDMELISLKRQVQNTKQVNSALKQKLEGGIEEFKPAESNQKINARWTTEEQLLAVQGVRKYGKDFQAIADVIGNKTVGQVKNFFVNYRRRFNLEEVLQEWEAEQGTQASNGDASTLGDDTKNTSHVPSGKSTDEEDETQSSQTAPPSSQSPPVQPVAPAPTTASATALNQPPPLLRPTLPAAPALHRQPPPLQQQARFVQPRPTLNQPPPPLIRPASSLPPRLNPRPAVTTTSSGQQPSSLIGIQTEPQPTMH, encoded by the exons ATGCCGGGCATGATGGATAAGGGCACCGAGTTCCTGGGCAAGAACCGCTCCAACGGCACCAAGAGCCCGTCCAGCGCCTCCAATGGGCACTACTCggaggagagcggcggcagcgacgACGAGCACG ATGTGGGCATGAGGGTGGGAGCCGACTTCCAGGCCCGGATCCCCGACTACGAGCCCG GTGCTACCAAGTACACGGACAAAGATAATGGCGGAATGCTGGTGTGGTCTCCTTATCACAATATATCCGACCTGAAGT TGGATGAATACATTGCTATAGCAAAAGAAAAGCATGGCTACAACGTGGAGCAG GCTCTCGGCATGCTTTTTTGGCACAAACACAACATCGAGAAATCACTTGCCGATTTGCCCAATTTTACTCCTTTCCCCGATGAGTGGACGGTTGAAGATAAAGTCCTGTTTGAACAAGCATTTAGCTTCCACGGGAAAAGCTTCCATAGAATTCAGCAAATG ctTCCAGATAAGACCATAGCCAGCTTGGTCAAATACTACTACTCCTGGAAGAAAACACGCTCTCGGACAAGCTTGATGGATCGACAAGCAAGAAAATTAGCCAGTAAAAATACTAACGGAGAAAG TGATGAAGAAGTGGAAGAAACGCATCCAAAGGATGGAAATGATAGCGATTATGACCctaaaaaagaagcaaaaaaagaA cCAAGTGGAGATACTTGTATTCAGCCTGTCAAGGTTGCTCTTGGTAGAAGAGAATACCAAAGTTTACAGCACCGTCACCACTCCCAGAGGTCTAAATGTCGTCCTCCAAAGGGAATGTATATAAGTAAGGATGATGTAGTGGCTGTATCCTGTAGCCCTAACGCTGCCAATACTATTCTTCGTCAGTTGGATATGGAATTGATATCCTTAAAACGTCAG GTTCAGAACACTAAGCAAGTTAACAGTGCACTAAAGCAAAAGCTGGAAGGAGGCATAGAGGAGTTCAAACCTGCAGAG tCAAATCAGAAAATAAATGCTCGCTGGACAACAGAAGAACAGCTTCTCGCAGTACAAG GTGTCCGCAAATATGGTAAAGATTTTCAAGCTATTGCAGATGTAATTGGCAACAAGACTGTTGGTCAAGTGAAGAACTTCTTTGTAAACTACAGGCGTCGCTTTAACTTAGAGGAGGTATTGCAGGAATGGGAAGCAGAACAAGGAACCCAGGCCTCTAATGGTGATGCTTCTACTTTAGGGGATGACACAAAAAACACTTCTCATGTCCCATCAGGGAAGAGCACTGATGAAGAGGATGAG accCAGAGCAGCCAGACGGCACCGCCCTCCAGCCAGTCGCCCCCAGTGCAGCCCGTAGCCCCAGCGCCGACCACAGCTTCGGCAACAGCCTTGAATCAGCCTCCACCTCTTCTTCGGCCAACGCTTCCAGCAGCCCCGGCCTTACACCGGCAGCCTCCACCTCTTCAGCAGCAAGCCCGATTCGTTCAGCCAAGGCCGACCCTCAATCAGCCTCCCCCGCCATTAATTCGCCCAGCTAGCTCTTTGCCTCCTCGTCTAAACCCGAGGCCAGCGGTGACCACCACAAGTTCTGGTCAGcagccgtcatctcttattgggattcAGACTGAACCACAGCCCACCATGCATTGA